Proteins from a single region of Pyxidicoccus xibeiensis:
- a CDS encoding AAA family ATPase gives MARTRTKQSTSGLTGGMDTYVRSLTLLRDDVPDLSKYPFSIPALRELETLDFHPQVTFFVGENGSGKSTLVEGIAVAAGFNAEGGSRNFNFATRRSESSLHEYLRLARGTRRPKTGYFLRAESFFNVATETENNSDALAAFGSVSPHEMSHGEAFLTLVRERFSANGLYVLDEPEAALSPQRQLSLLRAMHELTREGCQFIISTHSPLLLAYPDARIYHLSEAGIAPVAYEDTEHYSLTRDFLLNREAYLHRLFKD, from the coding sequence ATGGCACGTACACGCACGAAGCAGTCGACCAGCGGGCTCACGGGCGGGATGGACACCTACGTGAGGTCCCTGACGCTCCTGCGCGACGACGTGCCGGACCTCTCGAAGTACCCCTTCAGCATCCCGGCCCTCCGCGAGCTGGAGACGCTCGACTTCCACCCTCAGGTCACCTTCTTCGTCGGTGAGAACGGCAGCGGCAAGTCCACCCTAGTGGAAGGCATCGCCGTGGCCGCCGGCTTCAACGCGGAAGGCGGCAGCCGCAACTTCAACTTCGCCACGCGGCGTTCCGAGTCCAGCCTCCACGAGTACCTGCGCCTCGCCCGGGGAACCCGCAGGCCCAAGACGGGCTACTTCCTCCGCGCCGAGAGCTTCTTCAACGTCGCGACAGAAACAGAGAACAACTCCGACGCCCTGGCCGCCTTCGGCTCCGTCAGCCCCCACGAGATGTCTCACGGCGAGGCCTTCCTGACGCTGGTGCGCGAGCGCTTCTCCGCCAACGGCCTCTACGTCCTCGACGAGCCCGAGGCCGCCCTCTCCCCCCAGCGCCAGCTCAGCCTGCTCCGCGCGATGCACGAGCTCACGCGCGAGGGCTGCCAGTTCATCATCTCCACGCACTCACCGCTGCTGCTCGCCTATCCGGACGCGCGCATCTACCACCTGTCGGAAGCCGGCATCGCCCCGGTGGCCTACGAGGACACCGAGCACTACTCCCTCACGCGCGACTTCCTGCTCAACCGCGAGGCGTACCTCCACCGGCTCTTCAAGGACTGA
- a CDS encoding lysophospholipid acyltransferase family protein codes for MFYACVRAVVALFLRLFYRVKVNAPATEPEGPVLFVGNHPNGLIDPALVFILTRRKVTFLAKAPLFKLPVIGWLLRGLDALPVYRKQDDPTKMAGNEGTLDAAKGALVQGRAITIFPEGKSHSEPGLAELKTGAARIALNAAKEGAPVRIVPVGLTYAEKHVFRSEVLIDVGPAIEVRPFLPTDPAAEQDAARRLTERIAEGLRAVTLNLEQWADLPLVQLAEQLYAFKQGGALDAERLRLWARGVQLFRTQEPERFESLRVHLASFKHRMELVQAAGPKDLALQYRPGNVVPFVVKNLLALLLGLPLFALGLVLFWLPYQVPRAASRKAELDVQATVKFLTAFVVALVWWAALTVAAGVWVGAPAAVATFLLVPPLALFTLYFSERWESLRQDIIVFFTLGNRAGLKARLLADGERLASEVERLAGEYRPKLESTPATP; via the coding sequence GTGTTCTACGCGTGTGTCCGTGCCGTGGTCGCGCTGTTCCTGCGGCTCTTCTACCGGGTGAAGGTGAATGCCCCCGCCACCGAGCCGGAGGGCCCCGTGCTCTTCGTGGGCAACCACCCGAACGGCCTCATCGACCCGGCCCTCGTGTTCATCCTCACCCGGCGCAAGGTGACCTTCCTCGCCAAGGCGCCGCTGTTCAAGCTGCCCGTCATCGGCTGGCTGCTGCGCGGCCTGGACGCGCTGCCCGTGTATCGCAAGCAGGATGACCCCACGAAGATGGCGGGCAACGAGGGCACGCTCGACGCCGCGAAGGGCGCGCTCGTCCAGGGCCGCGCCATCACCATCTTCCCCGAGGGCAAGAGCCACTCCGAGCCCGGGCTCGCCGAGCTCAAGACGGGCGCCGCGCGCATCGCCCTCAACGCCGCGAAGGAAGGCGCTCCCGTGCGCATCGTCCCCGTGGGCCTCACCTACGCGGAGAAGCACGTCTTCCGCAGCGAGGTCCTCATCGACGTGGGCCCCGCCATCGAGGTGCGCCCCTTCCTCCCCACGGACCCCGCCGCCGAGCAGGACGCCGCGCGCCGCCTCACCGAGCGCATCGCCGAGGGCCTGCGCGCCGTGACGCTCAACCTCGAGCAGTGGGCGGACCTGCCGCTGGTGCAGCTCGCCGAGCAGCTCTATGCCTTCAAGCAGGGCGGGGCGCTGGACGCGGAGCGGCTGCGCCTGTGGGCTCGCGGCGTGCAGCTCTTCCGCACGCAGGAGCCGGAGCGCTTCGAGAGCCTCCGCGTGCACCTCGCCTCCTTCAAGCACCGCATGGAGCTGGTGCAGGCCGCCGGCCCGAAGGACCTCGCCCTGCAGTACCGCCCCGGCAACGTGGTGCCCTTCGTGGTGAAGAACCTGCTCGCGCTGCTGCTCGGGCTGCCCCTGTTCGCCCTGGGCCTGGTGTTGTTCTGGCTGCCCTACCAGGTGCCTCGCGCCGCCAGCCGCAAGGCGGAGCTGGACGTGCAGGCGACGGTGAAGTTCCTCACCGCCTTCGTCGTGGCGCTGGTGTGGTGGGCCGCGCTCACCGTCGCGGCGGGCGTGTGGGTCGGAGCGCCAGCGGCCGTGGCCACGTTCCTCCTCGTGCCACCCCTGGCCCTCTTCACGCTCTACTTCTCCGAGCGCTGGGAGTCGCTCCGTCAGGACATCATCGTCTTCTTCACGCTGGGCAACCGCGCGGGCCTCAAGGCGCGGCTGCTCGCCGACGGAGAGCGGCTGGCCTCGGAGGTGGAGCGCCTGGCCGGCGAGTACCGGCCCAAGCTGGAGTCCACCCCCGCGACGCCCTGA
- a CDS encoding spinster family MFS transporter has translation MNASPTASQAAPVAPASNAAFALTILTLINLVNYLDRYIVAVALPDIQKEFGINDTQSGLLGTMFMVVFMLASPLGGYLGDRYPRKLLVAGGVLLWSLATGASGLATTFIALLVARSVIGIGEAGYGAVAPSIISDLYPREMRTRILAFFYTAIPVGVAAGYGLGGWLTQSYSWHVAFYVGGVPGLILGAMAFFMPEPRRGAMDGPDAQTKMPFMVGLKGLGRNGAFWAVTAGYTLMTFSIGGLGFWMPTYLVRERGLAQAETGTTFGAITLVAGLVGTVVGGWLGDRLDRKREGGGLWMSGVGLLLAAPAMYLAVNLKAMGPTYAAIAVAQFLIFLNSGPINAAIVNCVPPAFRAFAMGLNVLFIHMLGDAISPTLIGSIADAASLHTAIEVNSVPVLLGGLALLVGAKLFREAVPRMR, from the coding sequence ATGAACGCCTCTCCCACGGCCTCGCAGGCAGCGCCCGTCGCGCCCGCGTCAAACGCAGCCTTCGCGCTGACCATCCTGACGCTCATCAACCTGGTCAACTACCTCGACCGGTACATCGTCGCGGTGGCGCTGCCGGACATCCAGAAGGAGTTCGGCATCAACGACACGCAGTCCGGCCTGCTGGGCACCATGTTCATGGTGGTGTTCATGCTGGCCTCGCCGCTGGGGGGCTACCTGGGAGACAGGTATCCCCGGAAGCTGCTGGTGGCGGGCGGCGTGCTGCTGTGGAGCCTGGCCACGGGCGCCAGCGGGCTCGCCACGACGTTCATCGCGCTGCTGGTGGCGCGCTCGGTGATTGGCATCGGCGAGGCGGGCTACGGCGCGGTGGCGCCGAGCATCATCTCCGATCTGTACCCGCGGGAGATGCGCACGCGCATCCTCGCGTTCTTCTACACGGCGATTCCCGTGGGCGTGGCGGCGGGCTACGGGCTGGGCGGGTGGCTGACGCAGAGCTACTCGTGGCACGTGGCCTTCTACGTGGGCGGCGTGCCGGGGCTCATCCTGGGCGCCATGGCCTTCTTCATGCCCGAGCCCCGGCGCGGGGCGATGGACGGGCCGGACGCACAGACGAAGATGCCCTTCATGGTGGGCCTGAAGGGGCTGGGGCGCAACGGTGCGTTCTGGGCGGTGACGGCGGGCTACACGCTGATGACGTTCTCCATCGGCGGGCTGGGCTTCTGGATGCCCACGTACCTGGTGCGCGAGCGAGGCCTGGCCCAGGCGGAGACGGGCACCACGTTCGGCGCGATTACGCTGGTGGCGGGCCTGGTGGGGACGGTGGTGGGCGGGTGGCTCGGGGACCGACTGGACCGCAAGCGCGAGGGCGGCGGCCTGTGGATGTCGGGCGTGGGGCTGCTGCTGGCGGCGCCGGCCATGTACCTGGCGGTAAATCTCAAGGCGATGGGGCCCACGTACGCGGCGATTGCCGTGGCGCAGTTCCTCATCTTCCTCAACAGCGGACCCATCAACGCGGCCATCGTCAACTGCGTGCCGCCGGCGTTCCGTGCCTTCGCCATGGGGCTGAACGTGCTGTTCATCCACATGCTGGGGGATGCGATTTCGCCCACGCTCATCGGCTCCATCGCCGACGCGGCGAGCCTGCACACCGCCATCGAGGTGAACTCCGTGCCCGTGCTGCTGGGCGGGCTGGCGCTGCTGGTGGGCGCGAAGCTGTTCCGCGAGGCCGTGCCCCGGATGCGGTGA
- a CDS encoding Ppx/GppA phosphatase family protein, protein MPRFATIDVGTNSVLLLVAERTPEGRFEPVLERAEITRLGRGVDATRRLSPEGMEATLSVLESFAREAREQGAEAIAVSATSAARDAQNGAEFMAAAKARAGVTVEIISGELEAQLSFAAVHADFASEAAGPLLVLDIGGGSTEFIYGNRAGHVAFRHSFDVGSVRLTERFVRSDPMTAEDRARVEAHLRDTFRTLPPPPPGAALVGVAGTVTTLYALQHAIDPYDAERVHGGTLSLAELKALVDRLCGMPLEARRALPGLQPKRADVISAGALILLESVKALGLETCRISDRGLRWGLLAHRFGAGATST, encoded by the coding sequence ATGCCGCGTTTCGCCACCATCGACGTGGGAACCAACTCCGTGCTGCTGCTGGTCGCCGAGCGCACCCCCGAAGGACGTTTCGAGCCCGTGCTGGAGCGCGCGGAAATCACCCGCCTGGGCCGGGGGGTGGATGCGACACGCCGGCTGTCCCCGGAGGGGATGGAGGCCACGCTGTCCGTGCTGGAGTCCTTCGCCCGCGAGGCGCGCGAGCAGGGCGCGGAGGCCATCGCCGTCTCCGCCACCAGCGCGGCGCGCGACGCGCAGAACGGCGCGGAGTTCATGGCGGCGGCCAAGGCGCGCGCGGGTGTCACGGTGGAGATCATCTCCGGTGAGCTGGAGGCGCAGCTCTCCTTCGCCGCGGTGCACGCGGACTTCGCATCGGAGGCGGCCGGTCCGCTGCTGGTGCTGGACATCGGCGGCGGCTCCACGGAGTTCATCTACGGCAACCGGGCCGGGCACGTGGCCTTCCGGCACAGCTTCGACGTGGGCTCGGTGCGGCTGACGGAGCGCTTCGTGCGCTCGGACCCGATGACGGCGGAGGACCGCGCCCGCGTGGAGGCCCACCTGCGAGACACCTTCCGCACGCTGCCGCCACCTCCGCCGGGCGCCGCGCTGGTGGGCGTGGCGGGCACGGTGACGACCCTCTACGCGCTCCAGCACGCCATCGACCCGTACGACGCCGAGCGCGTCCACGGCGGCACCCTGTCCCTGGCGGAGCTGAAGGCGCTGGTGGACCGGCTGTGTGGCATGCCGCTGGAAGCGCGCCGCGCCCTGCCCGGCCTGCAGCCCAAGCGCGCGGACGTCATCTCCGCGGGCGCCCTCATCCTCCTGGAGTCGGTGAAGGCGCTCGGCCTTGAGACGTGTCGCATCAGTGACAGGGGCCTGCGCTGGGGCCTGCTCGCGCACCGCTTCGGAGCCGGAGCCACCTCCACATGA
- a CDS encoding aminotransferase class V-fold PLP-dependent enzyme: MSAPFRSHWSLDPEVVYLNHGAFGACPTAVLRRQSELRARLEAGPVRFLHREIEPLLDEARATLGAFLDADPDDLALVTNATTGVNTVLRSLRFAPGDELLTTDHEYNASRNALEYAASQWGAKVVVAKLPWPIPSPDAVVDTVLAHVTPRTRLLLVDHVSSQTAVVMPVAKLATALRARGVETLVDGAHAPGMLPLSLRSLGVGYYTGNCHKWLCAPKGAAFLHVRRDLQPGIKPLVISHGHNSGRKDRSQFRLDFDWTGTHDPSAFICVPEAIRVMGGLLPGGWPAVMESNRAKALAARKLLCERLKVAPDCPEEMVGSMATVRLPDGFPERPAPPTFVDPLHLRLFDEHRIEVPIVPWPKAPQRHVRVSAQLYNTHSEYEALGDALEALLR; this comes from the coding sequence ATGAGTGCCCCCTTCCGCAGCCACTGGAGCCTGGACCCCGAAGTCGTCTACCTCAACCACGGCGCCTTCGGTGCCTGCCCCACCGCCGTGCTGCGCCGCCAGTCCGAGCTGCGCGCGCGCCTGGAGGCGGGGCCGGTGCGGTTCCTCCACCGCGAAATCGAGCCCCTGCTCGACGAGGCCCGCGCCACCCTGGGCGCCTTCCTCGACGCGGACCCCGACGACCTCGCCCTCGTCACCAACGCCACCACGGGCGTGAACACCGTGCTGCGCTCGCTGCGCTTCGCACCCGGTGACGAGCTGCTCACCACCGACCACGAGTACAACGCCAGCCGCAACGCGCTGGAGTACGCGGCCTCGCAGTGGGGCGCGAAGGTGGTGGTGGCAAAGCTGCCCTGGCCCATTCCCTCGCCGGACGCGGTGGTGGACACCGTGCTGGCGCACGTGACGCCGCGCACGCGCCTCTTGCTGGTGGACCACGTGTCCAGCCAGACGGCGGTGGTGATGCCGGTGGCGAAGCTCGCCACCGCGCTGCGCGCGCGGGGCGTGGAGACGCTGGTGGATGGCGCGCACGCCCCGGGCATGCTGCCGCTGTCCCTGCGCTCGCTGGGCGTGGGCTACTACACGGGCAACTGCCACAAGTGGCTGTGCGCGCCCAAGGGCGCGGCGTTCCTCCACGTGCGCCGGGACTTGCAGCCCGGCATCAAGCCGCTGGTCATCAGCCATGGCCACAACTCCGGGCGCAAGGACCGCTCCCAGTTCCGGCTGGACTTCGACTGGACGGGGACACACGACCCCTCGGCCTTCATCTGCGTGCCCGAGGCGATTCGCGTCATGGGGGGCCTGCTCCCCGGCGGCTGGCCGGCGGTGATGGAGTCCAATCGCGCCAAGGCCCTGGCCGCCCGGAAGCTGCTGTGCGAGCGGCTGAAGGTGGCGCCCGACTGCCCTGAGGAGATGGTGGGCAGCATGGCCACGGTGCGCCTGCCCGACGGCTTCCCCGAGCGCCCCGCGCCCCCGACCTTCGTCGACCCGCTCCACCTGCGCCTCTTCGACGAGCACCGGATTGAAGTGCCCATCGTCCCCTGGCCGAAGGCGCCCCAGCGTCACGTGCGCGTGTCCGCGCAGCTCTACAACACGCATTCCGAGTACGAGGCCCTGGGCGACGCTTTGGAAGCGCTGCTGCGTTGA
- the tolB gene encoding Tol-Pal system beta propeller repeat protein TolB, giving the protein MKALLLSLVLLPLAALAQAPTIEISGANFRPLPVAVPAPVTQNDGGKKLAPAFDQAFSFDLAASGILQVLDRKSFTADPTEGMTAGTIKFPRWADVGAEALVKVSLAQDGGTLRGELRLFNVGTGREDLKVAKDAPADNPSLLAHRLADALYRHFTREPSPFLSRITYVRKAGSNRDIVVADWDGGNAQSLTKGGINILPGLSPDGAKVAFTTYRKGRPDIFVQAPGGEARSVVSEGQMATGAAFSPDGKRMAYALAEGESAQIYVASADGSGAKAVTDTPYGLNTSPTWSPDGKRIAFVSNRGGSPQIYVMGADGSGVRRLTFQGNYNQTPDWSPRGDLIVFTARDERNAFDLFTVNVDTGKVTRLTQDQGSNEEPAFSPNGRLILFTTTRNGGSQLFVMTADGSSQLPLRAEKGTLQTPDWAPLPQAQ; this is encoded by the coding sequence ATGAAAGCCCTGCTCCTCTCCCTCGTCCTCCTCCCGCTCGCGGCGCTCGCGCAGGCGCCGACCATCGAGATTTCCGGCGCCAACTTCCGCCCGCTGCCGGTGGCCGTACCCGCGCCGGTGACGCAGAACGACGGCGGGAAGAAGCTGGCGCCCGCCTTCGACCAGGCCTTCAGCTTCGACCTGGCCGCGTCCGGCATCCTCCAGGTGCTGGACCGCAAGAGCTTCACCGCGGACCCGACCGAGGGCATGACGGCCGGCACCATCAAGTTCCCCCGCTGGGCGGACGTGGGCGCCGAGGCGCTCGTCAAGGTCTCCCTGGCGCAGGACGGCGGCACGCTGCGCGGCGAGCTGCGCCTGTTCAACGTGGGCACCGGCCGTGAGGACCTGAAGGTCGCGAAGGACGCCCCGGCGGACAACCCGTCGCTGCTGGCGCACCGGCTGGCGGACGCGCTCTACCGTCACTTCACGCGCGAGCCCAGCCCCTTCCTGTCGCGCATCACCTACGTGCGCAAGGCCGGCAGCAACCGCGACATCGTGGTGGCGGACTGGGACGGCGGCAACGCGCAGAGCCTCACCAAGGGCGGCATCAACATCCTCCCCGGGCTGAGCCCGGACGGCGCGAAGGTGGCCTTCACCACCTACCGCAAGGGCCGGCCGGACATCTTCGTGCAGGCGCCGGGCGGCGAGGCGCGCTCGGTGGTGTCCGAGGGGCAGATGGCCACCGGCGCGGCCTTCTCACCGGACGGCAAGCGCATGGCGTACGCGCTGGCGGAGGGTGAGAGCGCGCAGATCTACGTGGCCAGCGCGGACGGCAGCGGCGCGAAGGCCGTCACCGACACGCCCTACGGCCTCAACACCAGCCCCACCTGGTCGCCGGACGGCAAGCGCATCGCGTTCGTGTCCAACCGGGGCGGCAGCCCGCAGATCTACGTGATGGGTGCGGACGGCTCGGGCGTGCGGCGGCTCACCTTCCAGGGCAACTACAACCAGACGCCGGACTGGTCTCCGCGCGGCGACCTCATCGTCTTCACCGCGCGAGACGAGCGCAACGCGTTCGACCTGTTCACCGTCAACGTGGACACCGGCAAGGTGACGCGCCTGACGCAGGACCAGGGCAGCAACGAGGAGCCCGCCTTCTCTCCCAACGGGCGGCTCATCCTCTTCACCACCACGCGCAATGGCGGCTCGCAGCTGTTCGTCATGACGGCGGACGGCAGCAGCCAGCTCCCGCTGCGCGCCGAGAAGGGCACCCTGCAGACGCCTGACTGGGCGCCCCTGCCGCAGGCGCAGTAG
- a CDS encoding energy transducer TonB encodes MTDSAVSHSLLVTRPTRLSRFVGASVVGHIAVLLAAVLYARFSGGPKVDLNAKPINATLVRLGKPRDSKLLPRKEQPPPPVKEVLAPKPAPEAPPPAPTPAAVAVPIPGVKPEPSAPQPAPQKGEKTGEDRRKRLFGAFDKTAKAAEPEEQEGAEDGDPDGDSAKAEGERYFGLLQSQVRRHYNVADTIPESERLHLNTVVAVRLGRAGEVLDVSLTKPSGNDLFDSAVVTAVRKAAPFSPPPDHLRDTLQKSGVNLSFRPNAL; translated from the coding sequence ATGACGGACTCCGCGGTGAGCCACAGCCTGCTCGTCACACGCCCCACGCGGCTGTCGCGCTTCGTGGGGGCGTCCGTGGTGGGCCACATCGCCGTGCTGCTGGCGGCGGTGCTGTACGCGCGCTTCTCGGGTGGCCCCAAGGTGGACCTGAACGCGAAGCCCATCAACGCCACGCTGGTGCGCCTGGGCAAGCCCAGGGACTCCAAGCTGCTGCCGCGCAAGGAGCAGCCGCCGCCTCCGGTCAAGGAAGTGCTCGCCCCCAAGCCCGCGCCGGAAGCGCCGCCCCCCGCGCCCACGCCCGCCGCGGTGGCGGTGCCGATTCCCGGCGTGAAGCCGGAGCCCTCCGCGCCGCAGCCCGCGCCCCAGAAGGGTGAGAAGACGGGCGAGGACCGGCGCAAGCGCCTCTTCGGCGCCTTCGACAAGACGGCCAAGGCGGCCGAGCCCGAGGAGCAGGAGGGCGCCGAGGATGGCGACCCGGACGGCGACTCGGCCAAAGCCGAGGGCGAGCGCTACTTCGGCCTGCTCCAGTCGCAGGTGCGCCGACACTACAACGTGGCGGACACCATCCCCGAGTCCGAGCGCCTGCACCTCAACACCGTCGTCGCCGTGCGGCTGGGCCGCGCCGGCGAGGTGCTGGACGTGAGCCTCACGAAGCCCAGTGGCAACGATTTGTTCGACTCCGCCGTCGTCACCGCCGTACGCAAGGCCGCGCCCTTCTCGCCTCCGCCGGACCACCTGCGGGACACGCTGCAGAAGAGCGGCGTCAACCTGAGCTTCAGACCGAACGCCCTATGA
- the tolR gene encoding protein TolR has protein sequence MGMGGGNRGGGRTTMSEINVTPMVDVMLVLLIIFMVTAPLIQQGVKVNLPETKAAPVEATEKKLVLSIDAGRKVYIGDAEVALEELQEKLAANAKAQADKEVYLHADRDVPYGVVVEVMAAAQRAGISNVGMITDPTPGAKTSNTGKGKSKEAKR, from the coding sequence ATGGGAATGGGCGGAGGCAACCGCGGCGGTGGGCGCACCACCATGAGCGAAATCAACGTCACGCCCATGGTGGACGTGATGCTGGTGCTGCTCATCATCTTCATGGTGACGGCGCCCCTCATCCAGCAGGGCGTCAAGGTGAACCTGCCGGAGACGAAGGCCGCGCCGGTGGAGGCCACGGAGAAGAAGCTGGTGCTGTCCATCGACGCCGGGCGCAAGGTCTACATCGGCGACGCCGAGGTGGCGCTGGAGGAGCTCCAGGAGAAGCTGGCCGCCAACGCCAAGGCCCAGGCCGACAAGGAGGTCTACCTCCATGCGGACCGGGACGTGCCGTACGGCGTGGTGGTGGAGGTGATGGCGGCGGCCCAGCGCGCCGGCATCAGCAATGTGGGGATGATTACGGACCCGACACCGGGGGCCAAGACGTCCAACACGGGCAAGGGCAAGTCGAAGGAGGCGAAGCGCTAA
- a CDS encoding MotA/TolQ/ExbB proton channel family protein codes for MTPHLPLALGAMNYVEIIRDASFIELAVLLLLMGVSVASWALIAMKATQLSKARAQSLTFLDTFWKASRLEAIYQTAQKLDGSPLSKVFCAGYEELSKLAQAKEGGAEGAMAERLGGIENVERALNRASTAQITELENRVSFLGTVGAASPFVGLFGTVIGILSAFNQIAEQGNATLATVAAPVGNALFATAAGLFAAIPAVVAYNSFVSRIKVFDTEMANFSADFLNIIKRHFFR; via the coding sequence ATGACGCCCCACCTGCCCCTGGCGCTCGGCGCCATGAACTACGTGGAGATCATCCGCGATGCGTCCTTCATCGAGCTGGCCGTCCTGCTGCTCCTGATGGGCGTCTCTGTCGCCTCCTGGGCCCTCATCGCCATGAAGGCAACCCAGCTCTCCAAGGCTCGCGCACAATCTCTCACCTTCCTCGACACCTTCTGGAAGGCCTCTCGGTTGGAGGCCATCTACCAGACGGCCCAGAAGCTCGACGGCTCGCCGCTGTCGAAGGTCTTCTGCGCTGGCTACGAAGAGCTCAGCAAGCTGGCCCAGGCCAAGGAGGGCGGCGCCGAGGGCGCCATGGCCGAGCGGCTGGGCGGAATCGAAAACGTGGAGCGCGCGCTCAACCGTGCGTCCACGGCGCAGATTACGGAGTTGGAGAACCGGGTGTCCTTCCTGGGCACGGTGGGCGCGGCGTCGCCCTTCGTGGGCCTGTTCGGCACGGTCATCGGCATCCTCAGCGCGTTCAACCAGATTGCCGAGCAGGGCAACGCGACGCTGGCCACGGTGGCCGCGCCGGTGGGCAACGCGCTGTTCGCCACGGCGGCGGGCCTGTTCGCCGCGATTCCAGCGGTGGTCGCCTACAACTCGTTCGTCAGCCGCATCAAGGTGTTCGACACGGAGATGGCGAACTTCTCCGCGGACTTCCTCAACATCATCAAGCGGCACTTCTTCCGGTAG
- the murI gene encoding glutamate racemase, translating to MRQSSHSPIGVFDSGVGGLTVLKALMAHLPHESTVYLGDTARVPYGTKSGEVVTRYSLKNAEFLVERGIKLLVVACNTATAVALPALEAALPIPVVGVIAPGARAALARTRGGGVGVIATPGTIRSGAYQRALEAADPRVRVKARACPLFVPLAEEGWTTGDVPFLVAREYLTEFARDGVDTLVLGCTHYPLLKGVIAEVVGPKVTLVDSAEATAEAVAALLAERGGLALAGQAAPSHAYYVTDVPERFAEVGARFLGRPIPAAEQVDLTF from the coding sequence ATGCGGCAAAGCAGCCACAGCCCCATCGGGGTGTTCGACTCGGGTGTCGGGGGCCTCACGGTCCTCAAGGCGCTCATGGCCCACCTCCCCCACGAGAGCACGGTGTACCTGGGGGACACGGCGCGGGTGCCCTACGGCACGAAGTCCGGCGAGGTGGTGACGCGCTACTCCCTGAAGAACGCGGAGTTCCTCGTGGAGCGCGGCATCAAGCTGCTGGTGGTGGCCTGCAACACCGCCACCGCGGTGGCGCTGCCGGCGCTGGAGGCGGCGCTGCCCATTCCGGTGGTGGGCGTCATCGCCCCCGGCGCGAGGGCGGCCCTGGCGCGCACCCGGGGCGGCGGGGTGGGCGTCATCGCCACCCCCGGCACCATCCGCTCGGGGGCCTACCAGCGCGCGCTGGAGGCCGCGGACCCGCGGGTGCGGGTGAAGGCCCGCGCCTGCCCGCTCTTCGTGCCGCTGGCGGAGGAGGGGTGGACCACCGGGGACGTGCCCTTCCTGGTGGCGCGCGAGTACCTGACGGAGTTCGCCCGCGACGGCGTGGACACGCTGGTGCTGGGCTGCACCCACTACCCGCTGCTCAAGGGCGTCATCGCGGAGGTGGTGGGGCCGAAGGTGACGCTGGTGGACTCGGCGGAGGCCACGGCGGAGGCGGTGGCGGCGCTGCTCGCGGAGCGCGGCGGGCTGGCGCTCGCGGGCCAGGCGGCGCCGTCTCACGCGTACTACGTCACCGACGTGCCGGAGCGCTTCGCCGAGGTGGGAGCGCGCTTCCTCGGCCGGCCCATCCCCGCCGCCGAGCAGGTGGACCTGACGTTCTGA
- the carF gene encoding plasmanylethanolamine desaturase encodes MKKNEIKNKVRQQDAQVLAQGYSPAIRAMEISSIVAFVSLELALVYRLWGNPHAGTWLLLSAVLLGYLAADFVSGFVHWLGDTWGSTEMPILGKAFIRPFREHHVDEKAITRHDFVETNGNNCLISIPVAIMAVAMPMGGPGWVFASSFLGAMIFWVMATNQFHKWSHMDSPPALIGFLQRVHLILPPDHHRIHHTAPYNKYYCITVGWLNWPLQVVHFFPLSERLITWATGLLPRQDDIGDEAARALVAVQVSTEAPMVQAAKELLTKATSAEEAAPVSTRPSA; translated from the coding sequence ATGAAGAAAAACGAGATCAAGAACAAGGTGCGCCAGCAGGACGCCCAGGTGCTGGCTCAGGGCTATTCGCCCGCCATCCGCGCGATGGAGATCAGCTCCATCGTCGCCTTCGTCTCACTGGAGCTGGCGCTGGTGTACCGGCTGTGGGGCAACCCCCATGCCGGCACCTGGCTGCTCCTGAGCGCGGTGCTGCTGGGCTACCTCGCCGCGGACTTCGTGTCCGGCTTCGTCCACTGGCTGGGGGACACCTGGGGCTCCACGGAGATGCCCATCCTGGGCAAGGCCTTCATCCGGCCCTTCCGCGAGCACCATGTGGACGAGAAGGCCATCACCCGCCACGACTTCGTGGAGACCAACGGGAACAACTGCCTCATCTCCATCCCCGTGGCCATCATGGCCGTGGCCATGCCCATGGGCGGCCCGGGCTGGGTGTTCGCCTCGTCCTTCCTGGGCGCGATGATCTTCTGGGTGATGGCGACCAACCAGTTCCACAAGTGGTCGCACATGGACTCGCCGCCCGCGCTCATCGGCTTCCTGCAGCGCGTGCACCTCATCCTGCCGCCGGACCACCACCGCATCCACCACACGGCGCCGTACAACAAGTACTACTGCATCACCGTGGGCTGGCTGAACTGGCCGCTGCAGGTGGTTCACTTCTTCCCGCTGTCGGAGCGCCTCATCACCTGGGCCACCGGCCTGCTGCCGCGCCAGGACGACATCGGCGACGAGGCCGCCCGCGCCCTGGTGGCGGTGCAGGTCTCCACCGAGGCGCCCATGGTCCAGGCCGCCAAGGAGCTGCTCACCAAGGCCACCAGCGCCGAGGAAGCCGCGCCCGTCTCCACCCGCCCGTCGGCCTGA